GCGGACGAGCTGGTGCCGCCCACCAGCGCCAGCGACTTCACCGCCGCGCAGCTGGACAGCGTGCTGGCCGGCAGCTGGCGTTCGGCGGCGAACCGCGCCCGCGACGCGTATCGCCACCCCAAGGCCACCTTGCAGTTCTTCGGCGTGCGGCCGGATCGCACGGTGATCGAGATCACCCCCGGTGGCGGCTGGTACGCCGAGATCCTGGCGCCGCTGCTGCACGACAACGGCCACTACATCGCGGCGGAAAAGGCGCCCGCCGCCGACAGCGAAGCGCGCGACGACGACAGCGCGCTGCGCAAGAAATTCGCCGCCGACCCGGCGCACTACGGCAACGCCCGCATCGTGCCGTTCGACCCGAAGGCGCCGGTGCTCGGTGCGCCGGCCTCGGCCGACCTGGTGCTGACCTTCCGCAACGTGCACAACTGGGTCATGGCCGACACCGCGCCGGCGATGTTCAAGGCGTTCTACGCCGTGCTCAAGCCCGGCGGTGTGCTCGGCGTGGTCGACCACCGCGCCGCCGACGGCGCCTCGCTGGAAGCGGTGAAGTCCAGCGGCTACCTGCCCACCGGCTACGTGGTGAAGCTGGCCACCGAGGCGGGCTTCGCGCTGGACGAGAGCAGCGAGATCAACGCGAACCCGAAGGACACCAGGGATTACCCGAAGGGCGTGTGGACGTTGCCGCCCACCCTTGCGCTCGGCGAGCGGGACAAGGCGAAATACCAGGCGATCGGCGAGTCCGACCGGATGACCCTGCGCTTCGTCAGGCCCGCGGCGCCGGCGACCGCGTCGCGCTGAGCCGAAGCGCAGCATGCTGCTCGCGCTGAACAAGCCGTACGGCGTGCTGTGCCAATTCACCGACGAGCTCGGCCGCGCCACGCTGGCCGACTTCGTCATGCAAAAAGACGTCTATGCGGCTGGACGGCTGGACCAGGACAGCGAGGGCCTGCTGCTGCTGACCGACGACGGCCGCCTGGCGCACCGGCTCACCGACCCGCGCCACAAGCAGGCCAAGACCTACCTGGCGCAGGTCGAGGGCACCATCGACGAAGCCACGCTGCAGAGCCTACGCCGCGGCGTGGTGCTCAACGACGGCCCGACCCTGCCGGCCGAGGCCGCCTTCGCCGCCAAACCGGACTGGCTGTGGCCGCGCGACCCGCCGGTGCGCTTCCGCCAGTCCATCCCCACCAGCTGGCTCAGCCTGACCCTGCGCGAAGGCCGCAACCGCCAGGTGCGCCGGATGACCGCGGCGGTGGGCTTTCCCACCCTGCGCCTGATCCGCGTGCGCATCGGCGAGTACGCGCTGGATGGCCTGGCGCCCGGCGAGACCCGACACATCAGGTAGGGTCCCGCGGGCGGGTGATGCTCTTGCCGAATCCCGAATCCCGAATCCCGGCCCCGAAAGCATCGCCTGTCAGCGGGCTCCTACGGGGCTGCTGCGAGGTTGAAGAACGCCTCGGCGGTCGCGGCGCTGTTCGCCGCGGTGACTTCCGCACTTTCGCCGCGGTCGCGGGCGATTTCCTCGCAGATGTGCTTCAGGTACATCGGCTCGTTGCGCCGGTGACTGGGTGGCGGGCGCACCGTACGCGGCAGCAGGTAGGGCGCGTCGGTCTCGATCATCAGCCGGTTGGCCGGAATCGTGCGCACCAGTTCGCGCAGGTGGGTGCCGCGGCGTTCGTCGCAGATCCAGCCGGTGATGCCGATGTGGCAGTCCAGGTCGAGATAGTCGCGCAGCGCCTCGCCGGTGTCGGTGAAGCAGTGCACCACCGCGCCGGGCACCTGGTCGCGCCAGTGCCGCAGCAGCGCGACGAAGTCCGCATGCGCGTCGCGCTGGTGCAAGAACAGCGGCATCTGCAGGTCCGTCGCGATCTGCAGTTGCCGTTCAAATACGCGCAGCTGCACCTCGCGCGGCGAATAGTTGCGGTTGTAGTCGAGCCCGGTTTCGCCCACCGCGCGTACCGCCGGGTCCCGTGCCAGTTCGCGCAGCCGCGCATCGGCGGCGTCGTCGTAGTCGATCGCGTGGTGCGGATGCACGCCGGCGGTGGCGAACAGCGTGCCAGGGTGCGCCCTGGCCAGCGCCAGCGCGTGTTCGCTGCCCACGCGCGAGGCGCCGGTGACGACGATCCTCGTCACTCCCTGCACGCGGGCGCGCTGCAGCACGGCGTCGAGGTCGTGCTGAAACGATTCATGGGTAAGATTGGCGCCGATGTCGAGCAGTTGCATGGTGTTGCCGGTGGTCGAAAGCGGCATTGTCCCAGAGCCGGCCAGCGGTGCAAACGCGCGCTGGCCGCGGGCACGACGCGGCCTGCGATCCGGGTCATGCCGGGCGCGGCACCGGAAATTTTCCTAGGCCGCGGAAATCGTACGCGACGGCCACAGGCCTCACAATGAGCGTTTGTGCCGTCGCGATGGCTGCCAGCGGGATGCATTCACCTGCCGCCGGCCGGATGTGCTAACTATGCTGCGTGCCGTTTCGTCGCGGGGGGCGTCGACGGCTGTTCGCAGGTATCGAGCGGGGTGGAGGATGTCGGCAATGATCGAGCCGGCGGTTGGCGGGTCGGGTCGGGCCGTGGAGGACCGCGAAGCGGAAGTCTGCGCCTGGCTGGTCGCGCGCGGTCGTCTGAAAGAGGGCGACCTGGGCCGTGCCCGCCGCCTGCACGAGGAGTCGGCCGAGGGCACGCTGACCGCCCTGATGGCGCGGCTTGGGCTGGTTTCCGAGCGCGACCTGGCCGAGGCCTGGGCCGAGCTGCTGCAGGTGCCGCTGCTGGCCGCGCGCGACGCGCCGGAGCTGCCGCCGGCCGACCTCGATCTCTCGCTGCGCTTCCTCAAGCAGCAGCACGTGGTGCCGGTGCAGGACGGCGAGCACGGGCTGGCGCTGCTGGTGGCCGATCCGGCCGACCCGTATCCGCTGCAGGCGGTGGCACTGGCCGCCGGGCGGCCGGTGGCGCTGCGGGTGGGGTTGCGTTCGGAGATCGACGGGCTGATCGAGCGTTATTACGGCACGGGCCGTTCGGCGATGGGCACCATCGTGGAGAATCTCGACGGCAGCGCCGCAGAAGAGGACGACGTCGAGCACCTGCGCGACCTGGCGTCCGAGGCGCCGGTGATCCGGCTGGTGAACCTGATCCTGCAGCGCGCGGTGGAGCAACGCGCGTCGGACGTGCACATCGAGCCGTTCGAGAACCGGCTGAAGGTGCGCTACCGCATCGACGGCGTGCTGCACGAGGTGGAGGCGCCGCCGTCGTCGTCCACCGCCGCGGTGATCTCACGCGTGAAGATCATGGCGCGGCTGAACATCGCCGAGCGCCGCCTGCCGCAGGACGGCCGCATCCAGCTGCGCGTGCAGGGCAAGGAGCTCGACCTGCGCGTGTCCACCGTGCCGACCAGCTTCGGCGAGTCGGTGGTGATGCGCATCCTCGACCGCGAGTCGGTGGTGTTCGACTTCGCCTCGCTCGGCTTCACCGACCGCTTTCAGCAGCGCTTCGTCGACGTGCTGGAACGCCCGCACGGCATCCTGCTGGTGACCGGCCCCACCGGTTCGGGCAAGACCACCACGCTGTACACCGCGCTGTCGCGGATCAACACCAACGACGTGAAGATCATCACCGTCGAGGACCCGGTCGAGTACCAGCTCGAAGGCATCAACCAGATCCAGGTGAAACCGCAGATCGGGCTGGATTTCTCCGGCGCGCTGCGTTCGATCATGCGCCAGGACCCGGACGTGATCATGATCGGCGAGATGCGCGACCTGGAGACCTGCCGCATCGCGATTCAGTCCGCGCTCACCGGCCACCTGGTGCTGTCCACGCTGCACACCAACTCGGCCGCCGGCGGCATCACCCGTCTGCTCGACATGGGCGTGGAGGACTATCTGCTCGGCTCCACCATCAACGGCATCCTGGCGCAGCGGCTGGTGCGCCGGCTCGACCCGGAAACCGCGATGCCGTACGACGCGCTGCCGGAGGTGATCGAGCAGTTCGAGCTGCACAAATACACCGACGAGCGGCCGATCCGGCTGTGGAAACCGGGCAGCAACGCGGCCAACCCCAGCGGCTACCGCGGCCGCCGCGCGATCATGGAGTTCCTCACCATGAGCGATCCGCTGCGCCGGCTGGTGATGCAGCGAGCCAGCGAGGGCGACATCGAGCGACAGGCGCGCAGCGAGGGCATGCGCACCATGTACGAGGACGGCATCGCCAAGGCCGTGGCCGGCATCACCACGCTGGAGGAGGTGCTGCGTGTCACGCAGGAAGGCTGAATTGAAGGCCGGGATACGCCTGAAGGCCGGGATTCGGGATTCGGCATTCGGGATTGGTAGAAGCAAGAGCGGATACGACGGCCCGGCGCGTACCTGCTTTTGCGAATCCCGAATCCCGAATCCCGAATCCCGGCTCACGGGGCATGCCCAGTGAGCCAATACCGCTACAAGGCCGTCAACGAATCCGGCGAAGTCCTGCAAGGCCGGATGGAGGCGGCCAGCGTGGAGGAGGTGATTGGTCGCCTGCAGGACCAGGGTCACACGCCGCTGGAAGCGCAGCCGGCTGACGGCGCCGGCGGCGGCAGCGGGCTGGCCGCGCTGTTTCGGCGTGGCCCGTTCAGCGGCGACCAGCTGGCCCAGTTCACCCATCAGCTGGCCACCCTGCTCGGCGCCGGCCAGCCGCTGGACCGCGCGCTCGGTATCCTGCTGGAACTGCCAGAGGGCGAGAGCGCGAAGAAACTGGTCGAGCGTGTGCGCGACCGCGTGCGCGGCGGCAACAGCCTGTCCTCGGCGCTGGACGAGGAACACGGCGTGTTCCCCAAGCTGTACGTCAGCCTGGTGCGTGCCGGCGAGGCGGGCGGTTCACTGGAAGAAACGCTGCGCCGGCTGGCCGATTACCTGGAGCGCGCGCAGCAGCTGCGCGGCAGCATCGTCAATGCGCTGATCTACCCGGCGTTCCTGCTGGTCGGCGTGCTCGGTTCGCTGGTGCTGCTGCTGGCCTATGTGGTGCCGCAGTTCGTGCCGATCTTCGAGGACATGCAGGTACCGGTGCCGTGGATCACCGCCGCGGTGCTGGCGCTGGGCAACGCGCTGCAGGCGTGGTGGTGGCTGATCGTGCTGCTGCTCGGCGGCGGCCTAGCCGCCTGGCGCGCGCGGCTGCGCGAACCGGCGGCGCGGCTGGCCTGGCACGCCCGCCTGCTGCGGCTGCGCGTGGTCGGTCCGCTGCTGCTGAAGGTGGAAACCGCGCGCATCGCGCGCACGCTGGGCACCTTGCTGAAGAACGGCGTACCGTTGCTCAGCGCATTGACCATCGCGCGCCAGGTCACCGGCAACCGCGCGCTGGACGCGGCGCTGGACGCGGCGCACGAGCAGGTCAAGGGCGGCGCGGGCCTGAGCCTGGCGCTGGGCCAGTCGAAACTGTTCCCGCGCCTGGCCATGCAGATGGTGCAGGTGGGCGAGGAGGCCGGCCAGCTCGACACCATGCTGCTGAAGGTCGCCGACACCTTCGAGCTCGAATCCAGACGCGCGATCGACCGCCTGCTGGCGGCACTGGTGCCCGCGCTGACCATCGTGATGACCGTACTGGTGGCGATCATCATGGCCGCGATCCTGCTGCCGCTTTTGAGTCTGACCAGCAATATTCAATGAAACGTGGAGACATTTATGGCTGAACGTGCAATGGAATTCGGGATACGGGATACGGGATTCGGCAAGGCGCGCCAGCGCCTGCCGTCCGCTTTTACGAATCCCGTGTCCCGTATCCCGAATCCCGGGCGCGCTTCGCGCGCCAGCGGCTTCACCCTGCTCGAGATGCTCGCGGTGATCGTGCTGATCGGCATCATCGGCGCGGTGGTGGTGACCCAGGTCGGCAAGAACGTCGACAAGGGCAAGTACGGCGCGGGCAAGGCGCAGCTGATGACGCTGAACCAGAAGATCGAGAACTACGCGCTGGACAACGGCGCGCCGCCGCAACAGCTGGAAGGGCTGGTGACCAAGCCGGCGAACGCATCGAACTGGCAGGGCCCGTACGCGAAGGAGTCCGACCTGAGGGACCCGTGGGGCCATGATTTCGGCTACCAGTACCCGGGCCAGCATGGCAGCTTCGACCTGGTCTTCTACGGCCAGGACGGCAAATCCGGCGGCGACGGCTACAGCAAGGACGTCGGGAACTGGCAATGAAGCAGGGAATCGGGAATCGGGAATCGGGAATGGGCAAAGCAGCCCCCGCGAACTTGCGGGAGCCCGGCTTGCCTATTCCCTATTCCCGATTCCCGATTCCCGGGCGCGGCGGCGGCCGCGCCGCCGGCTTCACTCTGCTGGAAATGCTCGCGGTGATCCTGCTGGTCGGCATTGCCGCGGCGGCGGTATCGGTTTCGGTGAGCCAGGGGCTGGCCAGCGCGCGGGTGCGCGCGGCCAGCAGCGAGCTGGCCGGCGCGTTGCGCGCGACCCGTGCGCAGGCAATCGTGCGCGGCGAGGAGCAGCACTTCGACCTGGACACCCGCGCCAACAGCTACGACGGCGCGAAGCGTCAGGACGTACGCCTGCCCAGCGGCCTGCGCGTGAGCATCACCAGCGCGAAGGAAGACCAGCCGAACGACCACACCGGACGCATCCGCTTCTTCCCCGATGGCAGCTCCACCGGCGGGCGCATTACGCTGAAGAGCGGCCGGCGCGAGTGGCACGTCAACGTGGCGTGGCTGACCGGCGAAGTGCGCGTGGTCGATGCGGTGGCGCGGCGATGAGAGCCGGGATTCGGGATACGGGATTCGGGATTCGGCAAGGCGCGCCAGCGCCAGCCGTCCGCTTTCCCGAATCCCGAATCCCGTATCCCGAATCCCGCCAGCAGGGCTTCTCCCTGCTGGAAGTCATCGCCGCGATCATGCTGCTGGCGATTGCGTTCACCGCGCTGATGAAGGTGGCGGGCGCGTCGATCGGGCTGAGCCACAACGCGGCCGCGTACAGCGAGGTGGCGATGCGCGCGCGCAGCCTGCTCGACGGCGCGTTCGTGGGCGAGCCGGTCAGGCCGGGCAGCCGCTCGGGCCGCTTCAACCCGCAGTACCGCTGGCAGCTCGACGTGACGCCGTGGAGTCCGGGCGGGCCGGCGATGCCGGGCGAACCGCTGCAGCTGTATCAGCTGGACCTGACCGTGGCGTGGGGTTCGCCGGCGCATCCGCGCAGGGCGCACTTCCGCACGCTGCGGCTGGGCACGCCCAACCTTGCCGGCAACGCGCAGGCAGTCCGGTGAAACGCGCCGCGGGTTTCACCCTGCTGGAGGTGCTGGCCGCACTGGCGCTGCTGGCGCTGCTGCTGGTCGGGGTATACGCGGGCATCCGCACCGCCAGCCACAGCGTGCGCTCGGGCACCGCGGCGATCGAGCGGACCGACCAGGTGCGCTCGGCCCAGCAGTTCCTGCGCCGCGAGCTGGCGCAGAGCATGCTGCAGCCGATCGGCCGCAGCGACCGCGGCGAGCCGCTCTATTTCGAGGGCAGTGCGCGCGAGATGCGCTACGTGGCGCCGCTGCCCGGCTACCTCGGCAAGCTCGGCCCGCAGCTGCAGCGGCTGCAGCTGGTCGACGACGGCCACGGTGGCCTGCGGCTGGAGTTGAGCCTGGCCCTGCTGCCGCCGGACGGCCAGCCGCCGCAGCCGCTGGGCGAGCCGCAGGTGCTGTTCGACCAGATCAAGGCCGGAGGCTTCAGCTATCGCGGCGTCGACCCGCAGGGCGCCGTGGTGCCATGGTCGCCGGCGTGGCCCGACGGCCGCCGGTTGCCGCAGCTGGTGCGGATCGAGCTGCAGGCGCCGGGCGTGGTGGCGTGGCCGCCGCTGGAGGTGCCGCTGCGGGCCAGTCCGCTGCAGGCAGGCATGTCGCCGATGCAGGTGCGCGGCGGGAGCATCCGGTGAAGCCTGCGCTGCCAGGGTTGCCGACCCGCCAGCGCGGGGTTGCCCTGCTGCTGGTGCTGTGGGCGTGCACCTTGCTGGCGATCCTGCTCGGCGGCTACGCCGCGCTGGCGCGCACCGAAGGCCTGCAGGCGCGCTACCAGTTCGCCCAGACCCAGGCGCATTACGCCGCCGAGGCCGGCCTGATGCGCGCGCTGTACGCTTTGCAGGATCCGCAACCGGCGCGGCGCTGGACCGGCGATGGCCGGCCGTATGCATTCGACTATGACCGCGCCAAAGTCGTCGTGCGCGCGATCGACGAGGGCGGCAAGGTCGATCTCAACGCCGGCTCGCCTGAGGTGCTGCGCGGCCTGTTCCAGGCGGCCGGGCTGAACGCGACCGAGGCGCAGGCGCTGGCCGGGCACGTGCTGGACTGGCGCAACCCGACCGTGCTCGAGGGAGACGCGGCCAGCCAGCGCGCAGCGTACAAGGCGGCCGGCCGCGATTACGGCCCGCGCGGCGGCCCGTTCGCCAGCATCGAGGAGCTGCAGATGGTGCTCGGCATGACGCCCGCGCTGTATCGGCAGGTGGCGCCGGCGGTGACGATCTGGGCCGGCACCGCCAGCCCGGACCCGAACACCGCGCCGCCGCTGGCGCTGGCCGCGATCCCCGGGATGACGCCGGCGCAGCTGGAGCAGATCCGCGCCGCACGGCAGCGCAACGCGGCCGACCCGCGGCTGGTCCTGAACAACGGAACCACGCATAGTATTCGTTCGGAGGCCACCTTGGCCGACGG
This genomic stretch from Rhodanobacter thiooxydans harbors:
- a CDS encoding class I SAM-dependent methyltransferase, giving the protein MGTARLVAVLLAACLGLPTMAGAQTARAASAEPDQPADELVPPTSASDFTAAQLDSVLAGSWRSAANRARDAYRHPKATLQFFGVRPDRTVIEITPGGGWYAEILAPLLHDNGHYIAAEKAPAADSEARDDDSALRKKFAADPAHYGNARIVPFDPKAPVLGAPASADLVLTFRNVHNWVMADTAPAMFKAFYAVLKPGGVLGVVDHRAADGASLEAVKSSGYLPTGYVVKLATEAGFALDESSEINANPKDTRDYPKGVWTLPPTLALGERDKAKYQAIGESDRMTLRFVRPAAPATASR
- a CDS encoding pseudouridine synthase, whose amino-acid sequence is MLLALNKPYGVLCQFTDELGRATLADFVMQKDVYAAGRLDQDSEGLLLLTDDGRLAHRLTDPRHKQAKTYLAQVEGTIDEATLQSLRRGVVLNDGPTLPAEAAFAAKPDWLWPRDPPVRFRQSIPTSWLSLTLREGRNRQVRRMTAAVGFPTLRLIRVRIGEYALDGLAPGETRHIR
- a CDS encoding TatD family hydrolase, translated to MQLLDIGANLTHESFQHDLDAVLQRARVQGVTRIVVTGASRVGSEHALALARAHPGTLFATAGVHPHHAIDYDDAADARLRELARDPAVRAVGETGLDYNRNYSPREVQLRVFERQLQIATDLQMPLFLHQRDAHADFVALLRHWRDQVPGAVVHCFTDTGEALRDYLDLDCHIGITGWICDERRGTHLRELVRTIPANRLMIETDAPYLLPRTVRPPPSHRRNEPMYLKHICEEIARDRGESAEVTAANSAATAEAFFNLAAAP
- the gspE gene encoding type II secretion system ATPase GspE gives rise to the protein MSAMIEPAVGGSGRAVEDREAEVCAWLVARGRLKEGDLGRARRLHEESAEGTLTALMARLGLVSERDLAEAWAELLQVPLLAARDAPELPPADLDLSLRFLKQQHVVPVQDGEHGLALLVADPADPYPLQAVALAAGRPVALRVGLRSEIDGLIERYYGTGRSAMGTIVENLDGSAAEEDDVEHLRDLASEAPVIRLVNLILQRAVEQRASDVHIEPFENRLKVRYRIDGVLHEVEAPPSSSTAAVISRVKIMARLNIAERRLPQDGRIQLRVQGKELDLRVSTVPTSFGESVVMRILDRESVVFDFASLGFTDRFQQRFVDVLERPHGILLVTGPTGSGKTTTLYTALSRINTNDVKIITVEDPVEYQLEGINQIQVKPQIGLDFSGALRSIMRQDPDVIMIGEMRDLETCRIAIQSALTGHLVLSTLHTNSAAGGITRLLDMGVEDYLLGSTINGILAQRLVRRLDPETAMPYDALPEVIEQFELHKYTDERPIRLWKPGSNAANPSGYRGRRAIMEFLTMSDPLRRLVMQRASEGDIERQARSEGMRTMYEDGIAKAVAGITTLEEVLRVTQEG
- the gspF gene encoding type II secretion system inner membrane protein GspF — encoded protein: MSQYRYKAVNESGEVLQGRMEAASVEEVIGRLQDQGHTPLEAQPADGAGGGSGLAALFRRGPFSGDQLAQFTHQLATLLGAGQPLDRALGILLELPEGESAKKLVERVRDRVRGGNSLSSALDEEHGVFPKLYVSLVRAGEAGGSLEETLRRLADYLERAQQLRGSIVNALIYPAFLLVGVLGSLVLLLAYVVPQFVPIFEDMQVPVPWITAAVLALGNALQAWWWLIVLLLGGGLAAWRARLREPAARLAWHARLLRLRVVGPLLLKVETARIARTLGTLLKNGVPLLSALTIARQVTGNRALDAALDAAHEQVKGGAGLSLALGQSKLFPRLAMQMVQVGEEAGQLDTMLLKVADTFELESRRAIDRLLAALVPALTIVMTVLVAIIMAAILLPLLSLTSNIQ
- the gspG gene encoding type II secretion system major pseudopilin GspG produces the protein MLAVIVLIGIIGAVVVTQVGKNVDKGKYGAGKAQLMTLNQKIENYALDNGAPPQQLEGLVTKPANASNWQGPYAKESDLRDPWGHDFGYQYPGQHGSFDLVFYGQDGKSGGDGYSKDVGNWQ
- a CDS encoding GspH/FimT family pseudopilin — encoded protein: MPGRGGGRAAGFTLLEMLAVILLVGIAAAAVSVSVSQGLASARVRAASSELAGALRATRAQAIVRGEEQHFDLDTRANSYDGAKRQDVRLPSGLRVSITSAKEDQPNDHTGRIRFFPDGSSTGGRITLKSGRREWHVNVAWLTGEVRVVDAVARR
- a CDS encoding type IV pilus modification PilV family protein, whose amino-acid sequence is MRAGIRDTGFGIRQGAPAPAVRFPESRIPYPESRQQGFSLLEVIAAIMLLAIAFTALMKVAGASIGLSHNAAAYSEVAMRARSLLDGAFVGEPVRPGSRSGRFNPQYRWQLDVTPWSPGGPAMPGEPLQLYQLDLTVAWGSPAHPRRAHFRTLRLGTPNLAGNAQAVR
- a CDS encoding prepilin-type N-terminal cleavage/methylation domain-containing protein, encoding MKRAAGFTLLEVLAALALLALLLVGVYAGIRTASHSVRSGTAAIERTDQVRSAQQFLRRELAQSMLQPIGRSDRGEPLYFEGSAREMRYVAPLPGYLGKLGPQLQRLQLVDDGHGGLRLELSLALLPPDGQPPQPLGEPQVLFDQIKAGGFSYRGVDPQGAVVPWSPAWPDGRRLPQLVRIELQAPGVVAWPPLEVPLRASPLQAGMSPMQVRGGSIR
- a CDS encoding general secretion pathway protein GspK; the encoded protein is MKPALPGLPTRQRGVALLLVLWACTLLAILLGGYAALARTEGLQARYQFAQTQAHYAAEAGLMRALYALQDPQPARRWTGDGRPYAFDYDRAKVVVRAIDEGGKVDLNAGSPEVLRGLFQAAGLNATEAQALAGHVLDWRNPTVLEGDAASQRAAYKAAGRDYGPRGGPFASIEELQMVLGMTPALYRQVAPAVTIWAGTASPDPNTAPPLALAAIPGMTPAQLEQIRAARQRNAADPRLVLNNGTTHSIRSEATLADGTRAILRATIRLQAGQAQPYLVLRWQEGEAE